The following coding sequences lie in one Ficedula albicollis isolate OC2 unplaced genomic scaffold, FicAlb1.5 N00315, whole genome shotgun sequence genomic window:
- the LOC107604362 gene encoding uncharacterized protein LOC107604362 has protein sequence MTAEMDGNCAICQDTWDDVASALPCGHLFCQVCILQWAQINPVCPLCRRMIDTVRCSDNTDKSLEIVITAPEQLPAATSHAGRAPGGQDENSPHPPVLPHSSSPQETPPRAVGGVLPEVWARLFRRQRELLDPVRTWLRQRTETVCGELWWLAESCILYMLCVYGPHQEIMIEGLRSVLEEHTVPLVQDTIDIIVRHCSSGAQRLLRSSAAADENDSPAASSSSSSSSSSSSSSRQDRPQQEPEQEVMLAGSSAQSSRPRSPDPQHPPKKRAPEPQDSPPTCKRSPRQQN, from the exons ATGACCGCAGAGATGGATGGTAACTGTGCCATCTGCCAGGACACCTGGGATGACGTGgcttctgctctgccctgtggcCACCTTTTCTGCCAGGTCTGCATCCTGCAGTGGGCACAGATAAATCCTGTGTGCCCACTCTGCAGAAGAATGATAGACACTGTCAGGTGTTCTGACAACACAGACAAGTCTCTGGAGATTGTCAtcacagcccctgagcagctgccagcagccacgAGCCACGCAGGGAGAGCTCCCGGTGGCCAGGATGAGAACAGCCCTcatccccctgtgctgccccattCCTCTTCTCCTCAAGAGACACCACCCAGAGCTGTCGGCGGTGTCCTGCCTGAGGTCTGGGCACGACTTTTCCGTCGACAACGGGAACTTCTGGACCCTGTGCGGACTTGGCTGCGCCAAAGGACAGAGACCGTGTGTGGGGAGCTGTGGTGGCTGGCAGAGAGCTGCATCCTGTACATGCTCTGTGTGTATGGGCCACACCAGGAGATCATGATCGAGGGTTTGCGGAGTGTCCTGGAGGAGCACACAGTGCCACTGGTCCAGGACACCATCGACATCATTGTGAGACACTGCAGCTCGGGGGCCCAGAGGCTGCTGCGCTCCAGTGCTGCTGCGGATGAGAAtgacagcccagcagccagcagcagctccagctccagctccagctccagctccagctcca GGCAGGACCggccccagcaggagccagagcaaGAGGTGATGTTGGCAGGTTcatctgcccagagcagcaggccCAGATCTCCTGATCCTCAGCATCCCCCAAAGAAAAGGGCGCCTGAGCCCCAGGACTCTCCCCCCACCTGCAAGAGGTCTCCCCGCCAGCAGAATTAA